Proteins encoded within one genomic window of Haladaptatus sp. QDMS2:
- a CDS encoding asparagine synthase-related protein, translating to MKKELFGVFGDREDFTRYRSEYEFDRVVSGEVVTVGVRDIGLGLDGRTSIYSGDDGVCVIWGEVFPPHPISKPPAEWLLERYATDGDEAFDEINGSSVVLIEHDGEAKVAVDTIRSWEVFYTDSPGLRVFGTDASQVARPIQTPEVTQKSLYEFLHLGFVLDGRTVFDQLRRVPFDGYLTETGTETLRRFVYEPEEFDYVEELARRLRRAIRRRSHLPGRKGLLLSAGYDSRCILSQLPEIDETFTIGTSGTPEVEVAKRLADQYGVGHKVLETNDKYLNTGDEIIKHTNGVKESLHIHHGGYDDEMQVDTVFHGLLFDTLLRGHFLPRDGIEILGKTVPRERLDPDPQPIEHLATTLGMFSNNQNLDLSGASVAADDASTFIREQIRSEFGRFTDRCESVYDAIELFTVRAMPTQAFHTHLASNYLDAFIAADKELIEWHLKTPPEHRNEQTYLKALRKLDDEMLKHRPPDRPHDSSQLNEVETFIRRVVPGLEAAGNPWPDRNDVYNQYNLDQKLFPGYKSVHSLPVRMKLRINDVSRWMRLSTSESQLTPEEVISPPRV from the coding sequence ATGAAAAAAGAACTATTCGGCGTGTTCGGCGACCGAGAAGACTTCACGCGGTACCGCTCTGAGTACGAATTCGACCGCGTCGTAAGCGGCGAGGTCGTCACAGTCGGCGTCAGGGACATCGGCCTCGGACTGGATGGCCGAACGTCCATCTACAGCGGCGACGACGGTGTCTGCGTCATCTGGGGTGAAGTGTTCCCGCCACACCCGATTTCGAAGCCGCCGGCAGAGTGGCTGTTAGAACGGTACGCCACGGACGGAGACGAGGCGTTCGACGAGATAAACGGCTCGTCGGTCGTCCTCATCGAACACGACGGCGAGGCAAAGGTCGCCGTCGACACCATCCGCTCGTGGGAGGTGTTCTACACGGATTCGCCCGGTCTCCGCGTGTTCGGGACGGACGCCTCGCAGGTAGCGCGACCGATTCAGACCCCAGAGGTCACCCAGAAATCGCTCTACGAGTTCCTGCACCTCGGATTCGTCCTCGACGGGCGGACGGTGTTCGACCAGCTCCGTCGGGTTCCCTTCGACGGCTACCTCACCGAGACGGGAACCGAAACCCTCCGGCGGTTCGTCTACGAACCCGAGGAGTTCGACTACGTGGAGGAACTCGCCCGCAGGCTCAGACGGGCCATCCGTCGGCGCTCGCACCTGCCGGGTCGCAAGGGCCTCCTGCTCAGCGCGGGCTACGACTCCCGGTGTATCCTCTCCCAACTGCCGGAAATCGACGAGACGTTCACCATCGGCACCTCCGGGACGCCCGAAGTCGAGGTGGCAAAGCGCCTCGCAGACCAGTACGGCGTCGGACACAAGGTCCTCGAAACCAACGACAAGTACCTGAACACCGGCGACGAGATTATCAAGCACACGAACGGCGTCAAAGAGTCGCTACACATCCACCACGGCGGTTACGACGACGAGATGCAGGTTGATACCGTGTTCCACGGCTTGCTGTTCGACACCCTCCTGCGCGGGCACTTCCTGCCCCGCGACGGCATCGAAATTCTCGGCAAGACCGTCCCACGCGAGCGCCTCGACCCCGACCCACAGCCAATCGAACACCTCGCGACCACCCTCGGGATGTTCAGCAACAACCAGAATCTGGACCTTTCGGGCGCGTCGGTGGCCGCAGACGACGCCTCGACGTTCATCCGCGAGCAGATTCGCTCTGAGTTCGGGCGCTTCACCGACCGCTGTGAGTCCGTCTACGACGCCATCGAACTGTTCACGGTCCGCGCCATGCCGACGCAGGCGTTCCACACGCACCTCGCGTCGAACTATCTGGACGCGTTCATCGCCGCGGACAAGGAACTCATCGAGTGGCACTTGAAGACGCCGCCCGAGCATCGAAACGAGCAGACGTACCTGAAGGCGCTGCGAAAACTCGACGACGAGATGCTGAAACACCGGCCGCCGGACCGCCCGCACGACTCCTCGCAGCTGAACGAAGTCGAGACGTTCATCCGCCGCGTCGTCCCCGGCCTCGAAGCCGCTGGCAACCCGTGGCCCGACCGCAACGACGTGTACAACCAGTACAACTTAGACCAGAAACTGTTCCCCGGCTACAAGTCGGTCCACTCGCTGCCAGTGCGGATGAAACTCCGCATCAACGACGTCAGTCGGTGGATGCGCCTCTCGACCAGTGAATCTCAGCTGACCCCCGAAGAGGTCATCAGCCCACCCCGCGTCTGA
- a CDS encoding pyridoxamine 5'-phosphate oxidase family protein, protein MTTFAGAWTEAEVESYLAETTVPLRLACTTPRGDLWMLSLWFSYEDGELLCATGRDAEVVRYLEAAPEVAFEISTNEPPYHGVRGRGVATLTEDADKSLLKRLIERYLGGTDSSLAKRLLADDREEVRIAIASDKVYSWDYSERMADAV, encoded by the coding sequence GTGACGACGTTCGCCGGAGCGTGGACCGAAGCGGAAGTCGAATCGTATCTCGCAGAAACCACAGTTCCCCTTCGCCTCGCCTGCACCACGCCGCGTGGCGACCTCTGGATGCTCTCGCTGTGGTTCAGCTACGAGGACGGCGAACTGCTGTGTGCGACCGGCCGCGACGCGGAGGTCGTCCGGTACCTCGAAGCCGCACCCGAGGTCGCCTTCGAAATATCGACGAACGAACCGCCGTATCACGGCGTGCGAGGTCGGGGCGTAGCGACGCTCACAGAAGATGCCGACAAATCCCTCTTGAAGCGCCTCATCGAGCGCTATCTCGGTGGGACGGACTCCTCACTCGCGAAGCGACTGCTCGCAGACGACCGTGAAGAGGTGCGTATCGCGATTGCGTCGGACAAGGTCTACTCGTGGGACTACAGCGAACGCATGGCTGACGCGGTGTGA
- a CDS encoding universal stress protein encodes MAIETILVPTDGTPLAVEALRHALVEYPNAAITALHVIDFRASESYPGGWGEAPGTWEAWMEEARAAETALLEQADEIAAEYDREIEHDSVVGPTSRTILDYLDTHGFDLVVMGSHGREGVSRILLGSVAESVTRRSPTPVVVVR; translated from the coding sequence ATGGCCATCGAGACGATTCTGGTCCCGACTGACGGCACACCCCTTGCTGTGGAGGCCCTGCGCCACGCGCTGGTGGAGTATCCGAACGCGGCAATCACCGCGCTCCATGTAATCGATTTCAGAGCGAGTGAGAGCTATCCCGGCGGGTGGGGTGAAGCCCCCGGGACGTGGGAAGCGTGGATGGAAGAGGCACGTGCGGCCGAGACGGCTCTCCTCGAGCAAGCAGACGAAATTGCCGCCGAGTACGACCGCGAAATCGAACACGATTCGGTCGTCGGGCCGACGAGTCGCACCATTCTCGACTACCTCGACACGCACGGGTTCGATTTGGTCGTCATGGGAAGCCACGGACGCGAGGGCGTCTCGCGAATCCTGCTCGGAAGCGTCGCCGAATCGGTCACGCGGCGGTCTCCGACCCCGGTGGTGGTCGTCCGGTGA
- a CDS encoding cupin domain-containing protein, producing the protein MIVKAEDARAESFRGTTFEVLAIGENSMVTKMHFKQGKDVPRHSHDSEQSGYVVSGRYRLQFGEYDELLEAGDSYSIPGGVEHSYEILESGVVIDVFAPPREDYL; encoded by the coding sequence ATGATAGTCAAAGCCGAAGACGCGAGGGCGGAATCGTTCCGGGGGACCACCTTCGAGGTACTCGCAATCGGCGAGAATTCGATGGTCACGAAGATGCACTTCAAGCAGGGGAAAGACGTGCCCCGTCACAGCCACGACAGCGAGCAGAGCGGGTACGTCGTCTCGGGGCGGTATCGCCTCCAGTTTGGTGAGTACGACGAGCTTCTCGAAGCCGGGGACAGTTACTCGATTCCCGGTGGCGTCGAGCATTCGTACGAAATCCTCGAATCCGGGGTCGTCATCGACGTGTTCGCTCCACCTCGAGAGGACTACCTATAA
- a CDS encoding FxsA family protein, which translates to MLLRIAAVLLLIPVLDAMLLVLLAGRIGGVATVALVVLTALIGMLLVRAEGRHTLRKISRKLESGTPPTDELLDGGLLLVAGALLLTPGIVTDLVGFIFIIPLTRIPIRMAVKRWFVTPYLDKRVNGFVTGNVYTGGFPNQDDDYDDDTVDVDGFSVESEADDERRGTGSHDSP; encoded by the coding sequence ATGTTGCTGCGGATTGCAGCCGTCTTGCTGCTGATTCCCGTGCTCGACGCGATGCTCCTCGTCCTGCTGGCCGGACGCATCGGAGGCGTCGCAACCGTCGCACTGGTCGTGCTCACCGCCCTCATCGGAATGCTCCTCGTGCGAGCAGAGGGTCGCCACACCCTGCGGAAGATCTCCCGCAAACTGGAGAGCGGAACGCCACCGACCGACGAACTGCTGGACGGCGGCCTCCTGCTCGTGGCGGGCGCGCTGTTGCTCACGCCGGGCATCGTAACCGACCTCGTGGGCTTCATCTTCATCATCCCCCTCACGCGCATCCCGATTCGGATGGCCGTCAAACGCTGGTTCGTGACGCCGTACCTCGACAAGCGCGTCAACGGCTTCGTCACCGGGAACGTCTACACCGGCGGGTTCCCGAACCAGGACGACGACTACGACGACGATACCGTCGATGTGGACGGGTTCTCAGTGGAAAGCGAAGCCGACGACGAGCGCCGCGGCACGGGTAGTCACGACTCCCCATAG
- a CDS encoding DUF255 domain-containing protein, protein MDDPAVETLVEWREWGPDAFAEADDAKKPLLLALSATWCDWCHEMDAATYAEPRIAAHLNDGFVPMRVDVDRQPRIRDRYNMGGFPSTVFLTPEGKLISGAGFLDQDGMRQVLDSVRRTWDGKGNSAGRVPRALQGADTPHAPLSPNVEGELFAQLAGEFDEEHGGWGESPKFPLARTIEFALKREQQQAIRTLDAIQAHLYDDFDGGFFRFAENANWSDPHREKVLDVNAALVRTFATAYRYTGHEEYKETAEKSAEYLVTTLWNGDAFAGSQRPSDEYYTLPIEERTADKQPQVDETAFADWNALAIDALLTLYAATGNEQAKAFAERALDFLTESLVDEDGAVTHFDDDTSEVGLLADQARVLDALTTAMQVLGEYEDLARAVADYTIEHRRDGTSFLDGPTDGLGLLSAPLRPLDANAEFADALLDLAILTGDESYRTVAREAVEAFAGAADRMSVQVAGYATTAARLTDQPLTVDVGAVGSPLHRAALQLPDHEKVVIPNADVESGTATVTLDGTSTTVETPDELLAAVATDE, encoded by the coding sequence ATGGACGACCCTGCAGTCGAGACGCTGGTCGAGTGGCGCGAGTGGGGCCCGGACGCCTTCGCCGAGGCCGACGACGCGAAAAAACCCCTCTTGCTCGCGCTCTCGGCCACGTGGTGTGACTGGTGTCACGAGATGGACGCCGCGACGTACGCAGAACCCCGCATCGCCGCCCACCTGAACGACGGCTTCGTGCCGATGCGCGTTGACGTTGACCGCCAGCCGCGCATCCGCGACCGGTACAACATGGGTGGCTTCCCTTCGACCGTGTTCCTCACTCCGGAGGGGAAGCTCATCTCGGGGGCGGGCTTTCTCGACCAGGACGGGATGCGACAAGTGCTCGACAGCGTGCGCCGGACGTGGGACGGGAAGGGCAATTCAGCCGGGCGCGTTCCGCGTGCGCTCCAGGGCGCGGACACGCCTCACGCGCCGCTCTCGCCGAACGTCGAGGGTGAACTGTTCGCCCAGCTCGCGGGCGAATTCGACGAAGAACACGGCGGCTGGGGCGAGAGCCCGAAGTTCCCACTGGCCCGCACCATCGAATTCGCGCTCAAGCGCGAGCAACAACAGGCCATCCGGACGCTCGACGCGATTCAGGCCCACCTCTACGACGACTTCGACGGCGGCTTCTTCCGGTTCGCGGAGAACGCAAACTGGAGCGACCCCCACCGCGAGAAGGTCCTCGACGTGAACGCCGCGCTCGTGCGCACCTTCGCGACGGCCTACCGATACACGGGTCACGAGGAGTACAAGGAGACGGCCGAAAAATCGGCTGAGTATCTCGTGACCACGCTCTGGAATGGCGACGCCTTCGCCGGCAGCCAGCGCCCGAGCGACGAGTACTACACTCTCCCCATCGAGGAGCGAACCGCCGACAAACAGCCACAGGTGGACGAGACGGCGTTCGCAGATTGGAACGCCCTCGCAATCGACGCCCTGCTCACGCTCTACGCGGCGACGGGCAACGAACAGGCAAAGGCCTTCGCAGAGCGCGCCCTCGACTTCCTCACCGAGTCACTCGTCGACGAGGACGGCGCTGTCACGCACTTCGACGACGACACGAGCGAAGTCGGCCTGCTCGCAGACCAGGCTCGGGTGCTCGACGCGCTCACGACCGCGATGCAGGTGCTCGGCGAGTACGAGGACCTCGCCCGCGCCGTCGCCGACTACACTATCGAACACCGCCGCGATGGGACCTCCTTCCTCGACGGTCCCACAGACGGTCTCGGCCTGCTCTCCGCGCCACTGCGCCCGCTCGACGCGAACGCGGAGTTCGCAGACGCTCTGCTCGACCTCGCGATTCTCACCGGCGATGAGTCGTACAGAACCGTCGCCCGGGAGGCGGTCGAAGCGTTCGCCGGGGCCGCAGACCGCATGAGCGTGCAGGTCGCGGGCTACGCGACGACTGCCGCACGCCTCACCGACCAACCGCTCACCGTCGATGTTGGCGCGGTCGGGTCGCCGCTCCACCGTGCCGCCCTCCAGTTACCCGACCACGAAAAGGTGGTCATTCCGAACGCGGACGTCGAATCGGGAACCGCAACCGTCACACTCGACGGAACGTCCACGACGGTCGAAACCCCGGACGAGTTGCTGGCTGCCGTCGCCACGGATGAATAA
- a CDS encoding TrmB family transcriptional regulator — protein MASLRDLGLSEYEARAYRALLQTGPTTAKELSRASDVPMGRIYDILNSIETYNLVRSQSASRPKKYVAVEPSTALDRLLEDKKRELEQKKDQYEGIVDDLVGELDAAEPVEQTFWTAAVGPEKTLDLLLERLAAADESIIIVASTLSQQFDIGEVGTLVVEQLQKALDRGATVKVLMRPELVDLLPESVGEHYAASLSAHPDFEVRTSADVSGTFNIIDGTEVVIEVPHPLDQEEIFAMIDLKDREFATGITEEFAPRWKQAENLSF, from the coding sequence ATGGCGAGTCTTAGAGATCTGGGGCTGTCTGAGTACGAAGCGCGGGCGTACCGGGCGCTGTTGCAGACCGGCCCAACCACCGCGAAGGAACTCTCCCGGGCGAGTGACGTGCCGATGGGTCGCATCTACGATATTCTCAACAGCATCGAGACGTACAATCTCGTGCGCTCACAGAGCGCGAGCCGGCCGAAGAAGTACGTCGCCGTCGAACCCTCGACCGCCCTCGACCGCCTGCTGGAGGACAAGAAACGCGAACTCGAACAGAAAAAAGACCAGTACGAGGGCATCGTCGACGACCTCGTCGGCGAACTCGACGCCGCAGAACCGGTCGAACAGACCTTCTGGACGGCCGCTGTCGGCCCCGAAAAGACCCTCGACCTGCTGCTCGAACGACTCGCGGCCGCAGACGAGTCGATTATCATCGTCGCCTCCACGCTCAGCCAGCAGTTCGACATCGGCGAAGTCGGCACGCTCGTCGTCGAACAATTGCAGAAAGCCCTCGACCGCGGCGCGACGGTGAAGGTGCTGATGCGCCCAGAACTCGTGGACCTGCTGCCCGAATCGGTCGGCGAGCACTACGCGGCGTCCCTCTCTGCGCACCCTGATTTCGAAGTCCGGACGAGCGCCGACGTGAGCGGGACGTTCAACATCATCGACGGCACGGAAGTCGTCATCGAGGTTCCCCACCCCTTAGACCAGGAAGAAATTTTCGCGATGATAGACCTGAAAGACCGGGAGTTCGCGACGGGTATCACAGAAGAGTTCGCCCCACGGTGGAAGCAAGCAGAAAACCTCTCGTTTTAG
- the mptA gene encoding GTP cyclohydrolase MptA has translation MAHQLPDVQATSPDVTVGLNRVGVTGVEKLVKLARPNKRPIVLMADFSVFVDLPSWRKGADMSRNMEVIDEVLEQAVSEPAYRVEDVCGDAAERLLQKHEYTTRAEVHMEAELVIRDHTPASNLETQSVIDIIASAEATEEETFEEIGAHVVGMTVCPCSQGMSESRARETLRQLAVDDDTIEAFLSEVPQPGHSQRGHATLTVKCRDAPKVDLMDIVEIARDSMSARIYNLAKRPDEDHMTYEAHADAKFVEDCVRAMAEGVVKQFDQLPDGTVVTMKQSNDESIHQHNAHAERVAEMGTLRAEINGNGEF, from the coding sequence ATGGCCCATCAACTGCCTGACGTGCAGGCAACCAGTCCTGACGTCACCGTCGGGCTGAACCGCGTCGGTGTCACTGGCGTCGAAAAACTCGTCAAACTCGCCCGTCCTAACAAGCGCCCGATCGTACTGATGGCGGATTTCTCAGTTTTCGTCGACCTTCCCAGTTGGCGAAAGGGTGCAGACATGTCGAGAAACATGGAGGTCATCGACGAGGTGTTAGAACAGGCGGTGAGCGAACCGGCCTATCGCGTCGAAGACGTCTGTGGCGACGCCGCAGAGCGCCTCCTCCAGAAACACGAGTACACGACCCGTGCTGAAGTTCATATGGAGGCGGAACTCGTCATCCGTGACCACACGCCGGCGAGCAACTTAGAAACCCAGAGCGTCATCGACATCATCGCCTCTGCAGAAGCCACCGAGGAGGAAACCTTCGAGGAGATCGGCGCACACGTCGTCGGCATGACGGTGTGTCCGTGCTCGCAGGGGATGTCAGAATCGAGAGCGCGAGAGACGCTGCGACAACTCGCCGTCGACGACGATACCATCGAAGCGTTCCTCTCTGAAGTCCCCCAGCCGGGCCACTCACAGCGCGGCCACGCTACCCTGACGGTCAAGTGTCGTGACGCGCCGAAGGTAGACCTGATGGACATCGTGGAAATCGCTCGCGATTCGATGAGTGCCCGCATCTACAACCTCGCAAAACGCCCGGACGAAGACCACATGACCTACGAGGCCCACGCCGATGCGAAGTTCGTAGAGGACTGCGTCCGCGCGATGGCGGAGGGTGTCGTAAAACAGTTCGACCAACTCCCCGACGGAACGGTGGTCACGATGAAGCAGTCGAACGACGAATCCATCCACCAGCACAACGCCCATGCAGAACGCGTCGCTGAGATGGGGACGCTGCGGGCAGAAATCAACGGGAACGGCGAATTCTAA
- a CDS encoding NAD(+)/NADH kinase, producing MRVGIVGQRGNPRAASLTDEIRESLLDIGVTVWVDHEMAAALDIEGHDIPAMRDCDLVVSIGGDGTFLFAARGAEDTPVVGVNLGEVGFLNAVSPEEAVDAVLNEVEPFRETGEIRTRSIPRLQARGDGWELPPALNEVVVQGEQRGHGQGLDVEVRIDGSLYTGGHADGVLVSTPTGSTAYNLSEGGPLVHPSVSGLVVTEMCATEPMPPLVTDLASEIDIRVDGADTAVVISDGRTKEYVTPPATISVTVADTPMHVAGPPLDFFKALGKLD from the coding sequence ATGAGAGTCGGTATCGTCGGACAGCGAGGCAATCCGCGGGCGGCGTCGCTCACCGACGAGATTCGCGAGAGCCTCCTCGACATCGGCGTAACGGTCTGGGTGGACCACGAGATGGCCGCCGCCCTCGACATCGAGGGTCACGACATCCCCGCGATGCGCGACTGTGACCTCGTCGTGAGCATCGGCGGCGACGGGACGTTCCTGTTCGCCGCCCGAGGTGCAGAAGACACGCCGGTCGTGGGCGTGAATCTCGGCGAGGTGGGCTTTCTGAACGCGGTGTCGCCCGAGGAAGCAGTCGATGCCGTGTTGAACGAGGTCGAACCGTTCCGCGAAACCGGCGAGATTCGAACGCGATCGATTCCGCGACTCCAGGCGCGAGGAGACGGCTGGGAACTGCCACCCGCGCTCAACGAAGTCGTCGTGCAGGGCGAACAGCGCGGCCACGGACAAGGACTCGACGTGGAGGTCAGAATCGACGGGTCGCTGTACACCGGCGGGCACGCGGACGGCGTGCTCGTCTCAACGCCGACCGGTTCGACCGCCTACAACCTGAGCGAGGGCGGCCCACTCGTCCACCCGTCAGTGTCGGGGCTGGTCGTGACAGAGATGTGCGCGACAGAGCCGATGCCCCCGCTCGTGACGGACCTCGCGAGCGAAATCGACATCCGCGTCGACGGCGCGGATACGGCGGTGGTTATCAGCGACGGACGGACGAAAGAATACGTCACGCCACCGGCAACAATCAGCGTGACCGTCGCGGACACGCCGATGCACGTGGCCGGCCCGCCGCTCGATTTCTTCAAAGCGCTCGGAAAACTCGACTAA
- a CDS encoding KaiC domain-containing protein has product MSDDEQPTDAADDWFERGLTDDEKESADKGVTADEDSSAEDDDAESVFSSSSPTGFGSDGEPDDSASGFGFGDEEPAGFDDFGFDEGEDFGMGSDLFDDDFASAFASAPGPDGSGGFGGTDFEDEAFESNIPRIDIGILGLDDMIQGGVPESSLMVTIGSAGTGKTTFGLQFLHHGLENGEKAIYITLEESRRQVINTAVEKGYDFDTYIEEGSLAVVDLDPVEMANSLDNIRSELPKLISEFGASRFVLDSVSLLEMMYDQQAKRRTEIFNFTRALKQAGITTMLTSEASDDNPYASRHGIVEYLTDAVFILQYVRPSDFRETRLAVEIQKIRNANHSRETKPYEITGSGISVYQQANIF; this is encoded by the coding sequence GTGAGCGACGACGAACAGCCGACTGACGCGGCAGACGACTGGTTCGAACGCGGCCTCACAGACGACGAGAAAGAATCAGCAGACAAAGGAGTCACCGCCGACGAAGATTCATCAGCCGAGGACGACGACGCGGAATCGGTCTTTTCGAGCAGTAGTCCCACCGGTTTCGGCAGCGACGGTGAACCCGACGATTCGGCATCCGGCTTCGGCTTTGGCGACGAGGAGCCAGCCGGCTTCGACGACTTCGGCTTCGACGAGGGGGAGGACTTTGGCATGGGAAGTGACCTGTTCGATGACGACTTCGCGAGCGCGTTCGCCAGCGCGCCCGGTCCCGACGGTTCCGGCGGCTTCGGCGGGACTGACTTCGAGGACGAGGCCTTCGAGTCGAACATCCCGCGCATCGACATCGGCATCCTCGGGTTGGACGACATGATTCAGGGAGGCGTTCCCGAGAGTTCGCTGATGGTCACCATCGGGAGTGCCGGGACGGGGAAGACCACCTTCGGCCTCCAGTTTCTCCACCACGGCCTCGAAAACGGTGAGAAAGCCATCTACATCACGTTAGAGGAGAGTCGGAGGCAGGTCATCAACACCGCCGTCGAGAAGGGCTACGACTTCGACACCTACATCGAGGAGGGCAGCCTCGCCGTCGTCGATTTAGACCCCGTCGAGATGGCAAACAGCCTCGACAACATCCGCTCTGAACTCCCGAAACTCATCTCTGAGTTCGGTGCCTCACGATTCGTCCTCGACTCCGTCTCCCTCCTCGAGATGATGTACGACCAGCAGGCAAAGCGCCGCACGGAGATTTTCAACTTCACGCGGGCGCTCAAGCAGGCCGGCATCACCACCATGCTCACGAGCGAGGCCAGCGACGACAACCCCTACGCCTCCCGCCACGGCATCGTCGAGTACCTCACCGACGCCGTGTTCATCCTCCAGTACGTCCGCCCCTCCGACTTCCGAGAAACCCGCCTCGCCGTCGAAATCCAGAAGATACGCAACGCGAACCACTCCCGCGAGACCAAACCGTATGAGATTACGGGGAGTGGCATTAGTGTGTATCAGCAGGCGAATATCTTCTGA
- a CDS encoding ester cyclase, with product MAVSTAAQNKELVERTLDECWNKGDFDALSDLCHDDIRVLDDDGNTVAHGPQEFQKHVEAWRTAFPDFKVETKELVAEDDTVVVRFMEEGTFKDKLTRGELMGMEPTGKHYRSSGVAFHRIKDGKLAEFWVIDDSLNYAQQLGVLPDDLSSVGS from the coding sequence ATGGCAGTTTCAACAGCGGCACAGAACAAGGAACTCGTAGAGCGCACGCTCGACGAATGCTGGAACAAGGGCGACTTCGACGCACTTTCGGACCTCTGCCACGACGATATCCGCGTCCTCGACGACGACGGAAACACGGTGGCGCACGGCCCACAGGAGTTCCAGAAACACGTCGAAGCGTGGCGGACGGCCTTCCCGGACTTCAAGGTCGAAACGAAAGAACTCGTCGCCGAAGACGACACGGTCGTCGTGCGCTTCATGGAAGAAGGCACGTTCAAAGACAAACTCACGCGCGGCGAACTGATGGGGATGGAACCGACCGGCAAGCACTATCGCTCGTCGGGCGTCGCGTTCCACCGTATCAAGGACGGCAAACTCGCCGAGTTCTGGGTCATCGACGACAGCCTCAACTACGCACAACAACTGGGCGTCCTGCCCGACGACCTCTCTTCGGTCGGAAGCTGA
- a CDS encoding universal stress protein, translated as MGKRLLVPMDGSEQAAHALRFGLKEFPSSDITVLYVINPIDTGFSPQASLPGYAEEWYKRAEGIAEDIFLEADDVAAEYDRGVDTETVVGRPAHEIVDFAVDNEFDQIVMGSHGRTGVSRILLGSVAESVVRRSPLPVTIVR; from the coding sequence ATGGGAAAGCGTCTGCTGGTTCCGATGGATGGCTCTGAACAAGCCGCCCACGCGCTCCGCTTTGGGTTGAAGGAGTTTCCGAGTTCGGACATCACGGTCCTCTACGTCATCAACCCAATCGACACCGGGTTCAGTCCACAGGCGTCGCTGCCGGGCTACGCAGAGGAGTGGTACAAACGCGCCGAAGGCATCGCAGAAGACATCTTCCTCGAAGCCGACGACGTGGCCGCAGAGTACGACCGCGGCGTAGATACGGAGACGGTCGTGGGACGGCCCGCACACGAAATCGTCGATTTCGCTGTGGACAACGAGTTCGACCAAATCGTGATGGGAAGTCACGGTCGTACCGGCGTGTCGCGGATTCTGCTCGGGAGCGTTGCTGAATCTGTCGTCAGGCGGTCGCCACTTCCGGTAACCATCGTTCGCTAA